From Acidovorax sp. FHTAMBA, one genomic window encodes:
- a CDS encoding glycerophosphodiester phosphodiesterase, translated as MKRIALRAVTAAALLTTWALGAVAQAWPPTPTVIAHRGASALRPEHTLAAYQQAVDDGADIIEPDLVITKDGVLVARHENAIAILGADGSVKEATTDVVDRPEFAGRKTTKTIDGQAITGWFTEDFTLAELKTLRARERIPAQRPANVAYNGQFEVPTLQEVIDLAKAASAKTGRVIGIYPETKHPTYFQSIGLPLEAPLLAVLEKNGWNHKDAPVFVQSFEVSNLQAIRKLSSVRLVQLVAPSGRPYDFVAQGAANTRAYADLITPEGLKQVATYANAIGPVKTLVVPVKDGVPGEPTPLVARARAEGLAVHIWTLRPENAFLPAGLKKAPTTDGTVRGDSVAEITAYLRAGIDGFFTDDPAVGRAAVQAFTATK; from the coding sequence ATGAAACGCATTGCACTGCGCGCCGTGACTGCCGCCGCGCTGCTCACCACCTGGGCGCTGGGTGCCGTCGCCCAGGCCTGGCCACCCACCCCCACCGTCATCGCCCACCGGGGCGCCTCAGCCCTGCGGCCCGAGCACACGCTGGCCGCCTATCAGCAGGCCGTTGACGATGGCGCCGACATCATCGAGCCCGACCTCGTCATCACCAAGGACGGCGTGCTGGTGGCCCGGCACGAGAACGCGATTGCCATCCTGGGCGCCGACGGCTCCGTGAAGGAAGCCACCACCGACGTGGTGGACCGCCCCGAGTTCGCAGGCCGCAAAACCACAAAAACCATCGACGGCCAGGCCATCACCGGCTGGTTCACCGAAGACTTCACCCTGGCCGAACTGAAGACCCTGCGCGCCCGCGAGCGCATCCCCGCACAGCGCCCGGCCAACGTGGCCTACAACGGCCAGTTCGAGGTGCCTACGCTGCAGGAGGTGATCGACCTGGCCAAGGCGGCGAGCGCCAAAACCGGCCGGGTGATCGGCATTTACCCCGAGACCAAACACCCCACCTACTTCCAGTCCATCGGCCTGCCGCTGGAGGCGCCGCTGCTGGCCGTGCTGGAGAAAAACGGCTGGAACCACAAAGACGCGCCCGTGTTCGTGCAATCGTTCGAGGTCAGCAACCTGCAGGCGATCCGCAAGCTCAGCAGCGTGCGTCTGGTGCAGCTGGTGGCGCCCTCGGGCCGGCCGTATGACTTTGTGGCCCAGGGCGCGGCCAACACGCGCGCCTATGCCGACCTGATCACGCCCGAGGGCCTCAAGCAGGTGGCCACCTACGCCAACGCCATCGGCCCAGTCAAGACGCTGGTGGTGCCGGTGAAGGATGGCGTACCGGGCGAGCCTACCCCGCTGGTGGCGCGTGCCCGCGCCGAAGGCCTGGCCGTGCACATCTGGACGCTGCGGCCTGAAAACGCCTTCCTGCCCGCCGGGCTGAAAAAGGCCCCCACTACCGACGGCACGGTGCGCGGCGACAGCGTGGCCGAGATCACGGCCTACCTGCGTGCGGGCATTGATGGCTTCTTCACCGACGACCCTGCCGTGGGCCGGGCGGCGGTTCAAGCCTTCACGGCGACGAAGTAA
- a CDS encoding RNA-binding protein, producing MGNKLYVGNLPYSVRDGDLEQAFGQFGAVTSAKVMMERDTGRSKGFGFVEMGSDAEAQAAISGMNGQPLGGRSIVVNEARPMEPRPPRSGGFGGGGGGYGGGGGGRSGGGGYGGGGGGGGGGGGGYGGGREGGGGGGYGGNREGGGGYGGGGGGGRSEGGFRSPYGSGSRNGGGGRSGGGGGYGGGGNGY from the coding sequence ATGGGCAACAAACTGTACGTCGGCAATCTTCCGTACTCGGTGCGCGACGGCGATCTGGAGCAGGCCTTTGGCCAGTTTGGTGCGGTGACCAGCGCCAAGGTGATGATGGAACGCGACACGGGTCGGTCCAAGGGCTTTGGCTTTGTGGAGATGGGCAGCGACGCAGAGGCCCAGGCTGCCATCAGCGGCATGAACGGGCAGCCGCTGGGAGGCCGCAGCATTGTTGTCAATGAAGCCCGCCCCATGGAACCCCGCCCTCCACGCAGCGGTGGGTTTGGTGGCGGTGGTGGTGGCTACGGCGGCGGCGGTGGTGGTCGCAGCGGGGGGGGTGGATACGGCGGTGGCGGTGGCGGTGGCGGTGGCGGTGGCGGTGGCTATGGCGGCGGCCGTGAAGGTGGTGGCGGTGGCGGCTATGGTGGAAACCGCGAAGGCGGTGGTGGCTATGGCGGTGGCGGTGGCGGCGGCCGCAGCGAAGGCGGTTTTCGCAGTCCCTATGGATCCGGCTCACGCAATGGCGGCGGTGGTCGCAGTGGCGGTGGTGGCGGCTACGGTGGTGGTGGCAATGGCTACTGA
- a CDS encoding SDR family oxidoreductase, whose protein sequence is MTTTPLVFITGASSGIGQALALRFYRAGFRLALVARRASEIKTWAEAQGISANSYEIYSADVAVTDSIVAAGKDCIAQQGVPDVVVANAGISVGMDTGVRDDIDVMARTFATNNIGMAATFHPFVDAMVQRGSGTLVGIGSVAGIRGLPGHGAYCASKAAVISYCESLRGEMRPHGLRVVTLSPGYIDTPLTRKNRYSMPFLMQADDFADRAFRSITAGTSYRVIPWQMGVVAKLLRLVPNPLFDKLLAGRPRKRRQSEQ, encoded by the coding sequence ATGACCACCACACCCCTCGTCTTCATCACCGGCGCATCCAGCGGCATTGGCCAGGCGCTGGCGCTGCGGTTTTACCGCGCTGGCTTTCGCCTCGCATTGGTGGCACGGCGCGCTTCTGAGATAAAAACGTGGGCTGAGGCACAGGGGATAAGCGCCAATAGCTATGAAATTTATAGTGCAGACGTTGCCGTAACAGACAGCATCGTCGCAGCGGGCAAGGACTGCATCGCGCAGCAGGGGGTGCCCGACGTGGTCGTGGCGAATGCCGGCATCAGTGTGGGAATGGACACGGGTGTGCGCGATGACATTGACGTGATGGCACGCACCTTCGCCACCAACAACATCGGCATGGCGGCCACCTTCCATCCCTTTGTCGATGCCATGGTGCAGCGGGGCAGCGGCACCCTGGTCGGCATCGGCAGCGTGGCGGGGATACGGGGCCTGCCAGGACACGGCGCTTACTGCGCCAGCAAGGCGGCTGTCATCAGCTATTGCGAGAGCCTGCGCGGAGAAATGCGGCCCCACGGACTCCGCGTGGTCACCCTTTCGCCGGGCTATATCGACACCCCCCTCACGCGCAAGAATCGTTACAGCATGCCGTTCCTGATGCAGGCGGATGATTTTGCAGACCGGGCCTTCCGCTCCATCACGGCGGGCACCAGCTACCGCGTCATTCCGTGGCAGATGGGGGTGGTTGCGAAATTGCTGCGCCTGGTGCCCAACCCGCTGTTCGACAAGCTGCTGGCAGGGCGCCCCCGCAAGCGCCGCCAGAGCGAGCAGTAG
- a CDS encoding RNA-binding protein: protein MGNKLYVGNLPYSFRDEDLQQTFSQYGSVGSAKVMMERDTGRSKGFGFVEMGSDAEAQAAIQGVHGTNFGGRDLVVNEARPMEPRAPRSGGFGGGGGGGGYGGGGGGGYGGGRSGGGGGGYGGGRSNY from the coding sequence ATGGGCAACAAACTTTACGTGGGCAACCTGCCCTATTCTTTCCGCGACGAAGATCTGCAGCAGACCTTCAGCCAGTACGGTTCCGTCGGCAGCGCCAAGGTCATGATGGAGCGCGACACCGGCCGTTCCAAGGGTTTCGGCTTTGTCGAAATGGGCAGCGATGCTGAAGCCCAAGCCGCCATCCAGGGCGTGCATGGCACCAACTTTGGCGGCCGTGACCTCGTGGTCAACGAAGCCCGTCCCATGGAGCCCCGCGCTCCCCGCAGCGGCGGCTTCGGCGGCGGCGGTGGTGGTGGCGGCTACGGCGGTGGTGGTGGCGGCGGTTACGGCGGTGGCCGTAGCGGCGGCGGCGGTGGTGGTTACGGCGGTGGCCGTAGCAACTACTAA
- a CDS encoding homoserine O-acetyltransferase, whose translation MSFFATPQSMHFPEVLPLQSGASIRDYHLAYETYGTLNADRSNAVLVCHALNASHHVAGVYAGQDKSEGWWDNMIGPGKPVDTDRFFVIGVNNLGSCFGSTGPMHQHPDTGEVYGADFPVVTVEDWVNAQARLLDRLGIQQLAAVLGGSLGGMQALSWTLQYPERMRHAVVVASAPNLTAENIAFNEVARRAIVTDPDFHGGHFYRHGVIPKRGLRIARMIGHITYLSDDVMNEKFGRQLREGLELKYSTQDIEFQIESYLRYQGDKFSDYFDANTYLLITRALDYFDPARTHAGNLTRALARAQARFLLVSFTTDWRFSPKRSREIVKALLDNRRRVSYAEIDAPHGHDAFLLDDARYMGVMRSYFDSIAKELQS comes from the coding sequence ATGTCGTTTTTTGCCACGCCCCAGTCCATGCATTTTCCGGAGGTCCTGCCGCTGCAAAGCGGTGCGTCCATCCGCGACTACCACCTGGCCTACGAGACCTACGGCACGCTCAATGCCGACCGCTCGAACGCCGTGCTCGTGTGCCACGCCCTCAATGCCTCGCACCACGTGGCGGGCGTCTATGCCGGGCAGGACAAGAGCGAGGGCTGGTGGGACAACATGATCGGCCCCGGCAAGCCCGTGGACACCGACCGCTTCTTCGTCATCGGCGTGAACAACCTGGGCTCCTGCTTTGGCTCCACCGGCCCGATGCACCAACACCCCGACACGGGTGAGGTCTACGGCGCGGATTTCCCCGTGGTCACTGTGGAAGACTGGGTCAACGCCCAGGCGCGGTTGCTCGACCGTCTGGGCATCCAGCAACTGGCCGCCGTGCTGGGTGGCAGCCTGGGCGGCATGCAGGCATTGAGCTGGACGCTGCAGTACCCCGAGCGCATGCGCCACGCGGTGGTCGTGGCCAGCGCGCCCAACCTCACGGCCGAGAACATCGCCTTCAACGAGGTGGCGCGCCGCGCCATCGTGACCGACCCGGACTTCCACGGCGGGCACTTCTACCGCCACGGCGTGATCCCCAAGCGGGGGCTGCGCATCGCCCGCATGATCGGCCACATCACGTACCTCAGCGACGACGTGATGAACGAGAAGTTCGGGCGTCAACTGAGAGAAGGCCTGGAGCTGAAATACAGCACGCAGGACATCGAGTTCCAGATCGAAAGCTACCTGCGCTACCAGGGCGACAAGTTCAGCGACTACTTCGACGCCAACACCTACCTGCTTATTACCCGCGCGCTGGACTACTTCGACCCTGCGCGCACCCATGCCGGCAACCTCACGCGCGCCCTGGCCCGGGCGCAGGCCAGGTTCCTGCTGGTGAGCTTCACCACCGACTGGCGTTTTTCCCCCAAGCGCAGCCGCGAGATCGTCAAAGCTCTGCTCGACAACCGCCGCCGCGTGAGCTATGCCGAGATCGACGCGCCCCATGGGCACGATGCCTTTTTGCTCGATGACGCCCGCTACATGGGTGTTATGCGCTCATATTTCGATAGCATTGCCAAGGAGTTGCAATCATGA
- the metW gene encoding methionine biosynthesis protein MetW: MTEKAAMQALARLVPPGSRVLDLGCGNGAMLDYLQRERGCSGYGVEIDDANVLACVQRGVDVIQLNLDEGLAMFDDNSFDVVLQIDTLQHLRNAETMLRETARVGRTGVVAFPNFAHWPNRLSILRGRMPVTRRLPYQWYDTPNIRVGTYKDFEVLATKNSLRILDSFGLQDGEEVRWLPNARAGTAVFHFEHA, translated from the coding sequence ATGACCGAAAAAGCGGCAATGCAAGCCCTGGCGCGCCTGGTGCCCCCAGGCTCGCGCGTGCTCGACCTCGGTTGCGGCAACGGCGCCATGCTGGACTACCTGCAGCGCGAGCGCGGCTGCAGTGGCTACGGCGTGGAGATCGACGACGCCAACGTGCTGGCCTGCGTGCAGCGCGGGGTGGATGTGATCCAGCTCAACCTCGACGAGGGGCTGGCCATGTTCGACGACAACAGCTTTGACGTGGTGCTGCAGATCGACACGCTGCAGCACCTGCGCAATGCTGAGACCATGCTGCGCGAGACAGCGCGTGTGGGCCGCACCGGCGTGGTGGCGTTCCCCAACTTTGCGCACTGGCCCAACCGCCTGTCCATCCTGCGCGGGCGCATGCCCGTGACGCGGCGCCTGCCCTACCAGTGGTACGACACGCCCAACATCCGCGTAGGCACCTACAAGGACTTCGAAGTGCTGGCTACCAAGAACAGCCTGCGCATCCTCGACTCCTTCGGGCTGCAGGACGGCGAAGAAGTGCGCTGGCTACCGAACGCGCGGGCAGGTACCGCAGTCTTCCACTTCGAACACGCGTAG
- a CDS encoding NAD(P)H-dependent oxidoreductase — MTEQQNILVILGHPAADSLCAGMARAYADGAQQAGAQVRFLDVGQLAFNPLFQGYGAAAPLEPDLLAAQADITWAHHLVWVYPIWWGAMPALLKGFIDRTFLPGYAFRYRKGSSLWDKLLAGRSAELLVTMDSPPWYFRWVTRMPGHHQMKKAILEFCGIRPVRVHSFGPVRSASPERLAQWVVKARQLGERQGARAAPRKPRPAPVTSSP; from the coding sequence GTGACAGAGCAGCAAAACATTTTGGTCATCCTGGGCCACCCCGCTGCCGACAGCCTGTGCGCTGGCATGGCACGCGCGTATGCCGACGGCGCGCAACAAGCAGGGGCACAGGTGCGGTTTCTGGACGTGGGGCAGCTGGCGTTCAACCCGCTGTTTCAAGGCTACGGCGCCGCCGCCCCGCTGGAGCCTGACTTGCTGGCCGCGCAGGCCGACATTACCTGGGCGCACCACCTGGTGTGGGTCTACCCCATCTGGTGGGGCGCCATGCCTGCGCTGCTCAAGGGTTTCATTGACCGTACGTTCCTGCCGGGCTACGCCTTCAGGTACCGCAAGGGCTCGTCGCTGTGGGACAAGTTGCTGGCCGGCCGCTCGGCGGAGCTGCTGGTGACCATGGACTCCCCGCCCTGGTACTTCCGCTGGGTCACGCGCATGCCCGGCCACCACCAGATGAAGAAGGCCATCCTGGAGTTCTGCGGCATCCGGCCCGTGCGCGTACACAGCTTTGGCCCGGTGCGCAGCGCCAGCCCCGAGCGGCTGGCGCAGTGGGTGGTGAAGGCGCGGCAACTGGGGGAGCGCCAGGGCGCACGCGCCGCGCCGCGCAAGCCACGCCCCGCGCCCGTTACTTCGTCGCCGTGA
- the lptC gene encoding LPS export ABC transporter periplasmic protein LptC, which translates to MKRPLIRQGWEQLSLYLPVVIMGFLALGTWWLVRNAPMPQLPSLERPLGHQPDYFMKSFSVKSFDATGRLQSEVRGDEARHYPDTDTLEIDQVRMRSVTPQGRLTVATANRALTNADASEVQLFGNAIVTREPLPAKPGAPAQPRLEFRGEFLHAYTGTERVRSDQPVTLIRGNDRFTAESMDYDNLDQVLQLRGRVRGVLQPGTAKP; encoded by the coding sequence GTGAAGCGCCCGCTGATTCGCCAGGGCTGGGAGCAGCTCTCGCTGTATCTGCCGGTCGTGATCATGGGGTTTCTGGCGCTGGGCACGTGGTGGCTGGTGCGCAATGCACCCATGCCCCAGCTGCCTTCCCTGGAGCGACCCCTGGGACATCAGCCGGACTATTTCATGAAGTCGTTTTCCGTCAAGAGCTTTGACGCCACCGGGCGGCTGCAGAGCGAGGTGCGGGGCGACGAAGCGCGGCACTACCCCGACACCGACACGCTGGAGATTGACCAGGTCCGCATGCGCTCGGTGACGCCGCAGGGCCGTCTGACGGTGGCTACGGCCAATCGTGCCCTGACCAACGCCGATGCTTCGGAAGTGCAGCTTTTCGGCAATGCCATCGTCACCCGCGAGCCGTTGCCGGCCAAGCCGGGCGCGCCCGCCCAGCCCCGGCTGGAGTTTCGGGGTGAATTTCTGCACGCCTATACCGGTACGGAGCGCGTACGGTCCGACCAGCCCGTCACGCTCATCCGCGGCAATGACCGTTTCACCGCAGAGTCCATGGACTACGACAACCTGGACCAGGTGCTGCAGCTGCGCGGGCGCGTGCGTGGCGTTCTCCAGCCCGGCACGGCCAAGCCCTAA
- a CDS encoding MerR family transcriptional regulator, with amino-acid sequence MRIGELAQRTGTTPKAIRLYEARGLLGKVARAGSYRHYGEADLARVLLIRRAQALGFRLSELNDLPHIDTAAGWERMAQLVAGRRAAVAQELARLAALDEALAGLEAELHTCDTLAVPVAPEACATPSALTVAPPTHNPALFGAANAGAPRDSPRLDLTA; translated from the coding sequence ATGCGCATCGGAGAACTCGCCCAACGCACCGGCACCACACCCAAGGCCATCCGGCTGTACGAAGCCCGCGGCCTGCTGGGCAAGGTGGCGCGCGCGGGCAGCTATCGCCACTATGGCGAGGCCGACTTGGCCCGCGTGTTGCTGATCCGCCGGGCCCAGGCGCTGGGCTTTCGGCTGTCGGAACTGAACGACCTGCCCCACATCGACACGGCCGCTGGCTGGGAACGCATGGCCCAGCTGGTGGCCGGGCGGCGGGCGGCCGTGGCGCAAGAGCTGGCGCGCCTTGCTGCATTGGACGAAGCTCTTGCGGGGCTTGAAGCTGAACTGCACACCTGCGACACGCTGGCCGTGCCCGTGGCGCCCGAAGCCTGCGCCACACCTTCCGCGCTGACGGTGGCTCCCCCCACACACAACCCCGCGCTATTTGGCGCAGCTAACGCGGGGGCGCCGCGAGATTCGCCCCGACTTGATCTGACCGCTTGA
- a CDS encoding TMEM165/GDT1 family protein: MEAFFISTAIVALAEMGDKTQLLALVLAARFRKPWPIVLGILVATLVNHGLAGAVGAWVTTFLGPQMLRWILGASFIAMAVWMLIPDKLDEGEADGSPRWGVFGTTVVAFFLAEMGDKTQIATVMLAAQYNAYLWVVAGTTLGMMIANAPVVWLGERITRRVPIRAVHVVSAVIFLVLGLVAIFTPAG; the protein is encoded by the coding sequence ATGGAAGCCTTCTTCATTTCCACCGCCATCGTTGCGCTCGCCGAGATGGGCGACAAGACGCAGCTGCTCGCGCTGGTGCTGGCGGCACGTTTTCGCAAACCCTGGCCCATCGTGCTGGGCATTCTGGTCGCCACACTGGTGAATCACGGCCTGGCCGGCGCGGTCGGTGCCTGGGTCACCACGTTCCTGGGGCCGCAGATGCTGCGCTGGATATTGGGGGCATCGTTCATCGCCATGGCGGTGTGGATGCTGATCCCCGACAAGCTCGACGAAGGCGAAGCCGACGGATCGCCACGCTGGGGGGTGTTTGGCACCACCGTGGTCGCATTCTTCCTGGCCGAGATGGGCGACAAGACCCAGATCGCCACCGTCATGCTGGCTGCGCAGTACAACGCCTACCTGTGGGTGGTGGCCGGCACCACGCTCGGCATGATGATCGCCAATGCGCCGGTGGTGTGGCTTGGCGAGCGCATCACTCGCCGCGTGCCCATTCGCGCCGTCCATGTGGTCTCGGCGGTGATTTTTCTGGTGCTGGGGTTGGTGGCGATCTTCACGCCCGCCGGGTGA